One stretch of Rhinolophus ferrumequinum isolate MPI-CBG mRhiFer1 chromosome 27, mRhiFer1_v1.p, whole genome shotgun sequence DNA includes these proteins:
- the SRP9 gene encoding signal recognition particle 9 kDa protein, protein MPQYQTWEEFSRAAEKLYLADPMKARVVLKYRHADGSLCMKVTDDLVCLVYRTDQAQDVKKIEKFHSQLMRLMVAKESRSVAMETD, encoded by the exons ATGCCGCAGTACCAGACCTGGGAGGAGTTCAGTCGCGCGGCCGAGAAACTTTACCTCGCCGACCCTATGAAG GCACGTGTGGTTCTCAAATATAGACATGCTGATGGGAGTTTGTGTATGAAAGTAACAGATGATTTAGTT TGTTTGGTGTATAGAACAGACCAAGCTCAAGATGTAAAGAAGATTGAGAAATTCCACAGTCAACTAATGCGACTTATGGTAGCCAAGGAATCCCGCAgtgttgccatggaaacagaCTGA